In Elgaria multicarinata webbii isolate HBS135686 ecotype San Diego chromosome 18, rElgMul1.1.pri, whole genome shotgun sequence, the DNA window cctttggcaggggctcgcggagaaggacccctgaggatgaccttagggtccgggcaggtacatacgggaggaggcgttcctttcttacccgcctctccctttggatcgaggcagggaacaacattagtacaggaatcaacacatctttaaaattcttgattttacattaatctgggtaggcctgccggaaaaggccagtcttcaaagctgccttaaaatcacagagagagttaatattacaaatctcctccggcaggccgttccataatccaggggcgacagaagaaaaggtcctctggagaTGTGAAGACTAGGGGGAAAACATTAAAATTCAGGAAACCAGCCACCCCACCCGAGGACTGATTTTGATTTGTTGTGGAATTCTTTACGTGGTCAAGGGACGGGACATCACTCTGGCAGTGCGTGCTGGCCAATCGCTTTATTGCAGCGACACAGAAAACACTAAGTTTCAACGGAGCGTCTTCGCACGCCGGCCAAGAGAACTAGCCACCGCCCCGAGGTCTAACACTTTTATAGATTCCTACAGTTTCCGTACGTCCTTAGAGCACGCCTTATTGCAAAGGTCAATTGTCCAGTCACAAAGCTTACCGTGTTTTAAGCACGGCGTGACCTGTTGCCTGGTTACATGGGAAGTAGCTGACTTATACATTCTGTGGCCTGGttgaaggcttcatcccacgtaccttttcccctcgaattatcccctacagcgtaaagctgtcgttgttgttgctagctaaatcacaccccagacggcagcactcctaagatcctttgcataccaggaaaaggggttaaggggggaaatgtaaaaaaatcattaaaaaatcaatggatgacccaatccgattcaaatttggtatgcttaaacctctccttaatatctattactttgccaattttgatgtctttatctttaaaacttacacagatgtaagcattttttaatttctactttaaacatatcaaatcctcctcctgtgcccctaGTGGCTGCTCGAAGAACAACAAATggttcgctcctaaacaggtagcagaataagtcgggtcttttggctttatagcaccattaaagcaggatgcatgggagtccttcactGTCAAAGCAGATCATagactggaaaacttcggagtcctttgcacgcaattcgcagtgattgcacagtataaccctggtatGATGAAACTGTCAGAcggcacgctaaaccatgctgcttaaccacaaaatggttaatggaattcccttaaccgttttgtggttaagcagcatggtttagcgtgttgtctgaacgaggcCCTTTGACCCCTATCTGCCACATGTCTCAGCCTTAAGAAATAGCTGACCATACATTGCCCTTCGCACCATATCCTTGGCCATGTCAGATAGCTGACCCTGCAGATTCTACCTTCCCCTTTTGGCGTAGCAACACAGGGCAAACTCCTTTTAGTAAAGCAACCTTTAGTGAAGCAACCTTACTTTTAGAACGTAAGACaaagtatttttatactgttatgcAGCCTTtactctcccgcccccccccacaaaatgatttctaaaaactatgtaataagaacacttttatagaaagactagagatgtaaaatgtctggaaataatgaggccacgaagaagaattttttttttaatcttctctttAAGATTCTCagcataattatttatttcattccttattaaattcattgatctaaagtatattttactgatggaCGTTTATGCTTAGTTTCTCAACATcggagtagagtcaccattgtgcattcttgacagtttgggttttgttctatagagtcttGTGTTTCTGATGCAGGAGCAGTCACAGAagcatagaacagcagagttggaaggggcctacaaggccatctagtccaaccccctgctcactgcaggaatccaccctaaaacattcctgacagatggctgtccagctgcctcttgaatgcctctagggtgggagaatccacgacctccctaggtcattggctcaattgtcataccactctaacagtcaggatgtttttcctgatgtccagcaggaatctggcttcctgtaacttgagcccattattccctgtcctgcactctgggataatggagaagagatcctggctctcctctgtgtgacaacctttcaaggacttgaaaagtcatttaatgtagttctaatctattcagacaacaattacaaatttactaactgcatttactttaaaaagtttttttaaattatcctgTTTGGGTTACTatgagtattttattttattttatttatttatttatttatttatttatttatttattacatttctataccgcccaatagccagagctctctgggtggttcacaaaaattaaaaacattcaaaatataaaacaacagtataaaaccataatataaaatacaatataaaagctcaaccagataaaaacagcagcaatgcaaaattacaaatttaaaacaccgttaaaaattatttatagactgttaaaatgctgggagaataaaaaggtcttcacctggcgtctaaaagcatataatgtaggtgccaagcgaacctccttagggagctcattccacagccggggtgccacagcagagaaggccctcctcctggtagcgaGTACTTTGTTATGTCCTGGATTCTGGCAATCAATGTCTCCCTGAGGACTCCTAAGAGGCGCTGCTGAGCATGGCGGATTTGGAGCTTTCTTCTCCTGAACCAGTTGTCCTGAACCAGTGACCGATTGACTCTAGCCAAAACTCTGTACCTGCCAAGTTTGGTTTATTGCCTTGTGGGCCACATCTTAAGTGAAGCAGGATGCTACCCTTCATGTTACTGGCATACAGCTCTTcctgtcttgctatttactgttttactctgtacagcaccatgtacattgatggtgctatataaataataataataataataataataataataataataataataataataataataatataggcccTGAGATAGTTTGCCCAGCCAATGCACTGCTTCCATAATATCAAGAGCTCCTGAATTTCAACCTCTGTGGCTGGTCCTTCCTCTGCATCAGTTGGAATGACCTTGAGCATTCCGTGACAGGAGTGTCTCATCAGTGGCTTGAGACAGGGCAGGGGAGCTTACAGgaaaaaggcaggcaggcagccaattCTGAATCTGAGACAGATAGATATGAAATATTTGCTTCCGACTTTTCTGTTAACCTTTTGGTTTGTCTGTCTGGCACGATGAAAAGCAGTCAACTCCTTGAGGAGCAGAAAGAGGGCATGTGAGGTCATTCTACCACTTACGGTCTCCGGTATCAAAGAGGCTTGGGGGATGTTCTGTTTGCCCTCGCCGGGGCTGCTCAATAACGCTTTCAAGCCGTTAGAGCCATAAGAGCAGAAAAGATAATGGCCGCTGAGCCAACTACAttacattttatggttttgtgGCAATTACGCTGCATTTTATGGTGTCATAACATATTACGTTTTATGGCTTAATATCTGCTTTAATACGGAGACGTCGATGCGCAGAATTTTAACAAGGGGAGCTGCTCCTGTTTGGAAGGGGGGGAACGGGCTTTTGGCACGGCAGAACTGGGCTGGGACGGGACAAAGGCAACTGAGACACACTTTTACCCTTGGTGGCCGTGCCTTCCTCGAGCGAATTGGCTGTCTTCGCCTCGCCCTCCCGACACCCGACGAAGAAGGAACAGGATGCTCTTGGCAATCTCGTTGCATCTGGCGCATTCAAACCACAGATCCCCATTCGGTCAGTTGCAGGACATTATTTTCCAAGTAGCAGCTGGGCTTTATGTTATGCACAAAATTACGTGCGGTGTGGAggatgcggatagggagacatttttctccctctcccataatactagaacccaaaggggtcacgggtgggagattcaggacagatcaaaggaaggacttcttcacacggggcatagttcaactatggaactcactaccacaagatgtagtattggccaccaatttggatggctttcaatcgggattggataaattccgaaggctatccatggctactagtcttgatgggtatgtgctacctccatgatTAGAAgaagtaagcctgggtgcaccagttgctggggaacatgggtgggagggtgctgttgcaccatgtcctgcttgctggtttttcatcacactgcttttcctgcaggtgaaattccctcttcatcacaaccgttaaagctgcaggagccctgccctcttttgtatctggtcacgagGACAGGTGacttgcagctttaatggttgtgatgaagagggaatttcaccgggggcTGCACACatataaatgacccctgctgaaggaacttcagctattgggcagtataaaaatgcaataaataataataataataataataataataataataataatccttaacCTGGAGGCCAAGCCAACTGACGACCACCAAGGACATGCAGGTGTACATGGTAGACAGACTGACCACCATCTGGCCCCTCGTTCACCACCATTCAGTATCCCCTGGTCAAGCCTAATTCAGTTGCACATTTCTTGCCAACAATGATTAAATATCCAAGAAGAGCTTCATCAGAATCTTGTGCCTGAGATAACTGAACAATAGGCTTCTTGGGGATCACTAGGAAATGCGTTGGAGCTTGCGGAGAAATGTCATGGAATGCAAGGCACTTCTCGTCCTCGAAGATGATTTTGGCGGGGATCTCCTTGCGGATGATTTTCCCGAAGATCGTGTCCCCGCCCAGCTGGGCCACCTGCGCCTTGCTGATCTCATCGGCCATCGCTCCCTGCCCGAGGAGAGCCTCCTGTGctgcgtaataataataataataataaatcccttttcaatgcagAAGATactagagccctgtcctcctttccatatggtcatccttgcctttttctgcattttttccagctctataatatccttttttaggtatggtgaccagaactgtacacagtattccaagtgtggtcgcaccatagatttgtatatggaaaatacgatactggccgttttattctcagttccttttcttataatgcctacaGCTgtcacacactgggtggacattttcatcgggctgtccaccacaaccccaagatctctttcttgttcggttgCCGCCAgctcatggagaatgtggatagggagacatttttctccctctctccggAGTCATcgcatgaaactgattggtgggagatccaggacaaataagaggaaggacttcttcactcagcgcatagttaagttatggaactcactaccacaggatgtagtgatggccaccaatctggatggctttaaaagggggtcgtataagttcctggaggagaaggcgatccatggctactagccctgatggttgtgtgctatctccagtatttgagacaaTAAGcttgtgagcaccagttgctggggaaaatgggtgggagggtgctgttgtatcatgtcctgcttgttcatccctggccgatggttgcttggccactgtgtgaacagagtgctggactagatagacccttggtctgatccaggatggcatttcttatgttcttaaaggcaCTCAATCTGGGCAAGGACTACGAGAATTCTTGGAGAAGCAATGGCAGGGAGATATACTTTCTCCAAAACTTTCATAAGAGAGTTCTGCTTAGAACTAGGCAAACccaatttctccccctgccctccacccTCTTCCTCATATCTCTCCTTACCTTTTCACCTCCTTTCTCTCATTTTATGCATGCAATTTGATTAATCCAGGAGGATTAACCTCTCTTTAACTCCTTGATTAGCTGCATTTTAAAActccatttgttttcctttttcatcAAGGCAGGCTAATTTACATCGATATAGACATGCAGCAATCTTTCGAAAATCAGTGCAAACTCTGGAGGGACGTGAGTGGAATCTCAACGCTGCTTCGCGAACGAACACAAAAATCTTTGCATGTGGGCTTCCATACCCATACACAGaaagaaaatgggtgggaggattTAACTGATTGCCATGTATGGGGTAGGAAAGAAATTTTTCCCCAGCTCAGATTGATCAGAAATCATAGTAGGACCTCAggctaaatccagccctctgggcaCGGAGCCAGGGTAACTCAGAAGGAAAACTttgccaaggaaaggggaagcagGGACGGGACCcgcattggctggctggctggggtcttctttaaatgagcaatttattacaTGCTTGTGATtcaccactcatggaagttttcgtgtccattacatgacatcctcaatgaccaggatgtctcctgcactatcCTCTGGAAATCCCGCAATTTAATGTGGTAGTATCCAGAAAAAAGCTGGATCTTCCGCCACTCGATGGCGCTGCCTCAATGGAAGAGTACAGAgggaaagtattcaattcaaaccacatgatCACCCCTCTGCTCCTGTGTAATGCAGTCCGTAACAAttgtgcaaaagaagcaggaagcacaacacACCAagtaagcaacatgatttccccttaatacaGAGATGCTCTGAGTAATATAAGTTGGCAGCAAGCGTCGAGGGCCCAGTTCCAAACTCATTTGCAAGGCAGTCTGCATGAAACCCGGCCAGCGTGCTGCTTTCCAAGGATTGTTCGCTTGGCCGCCATGCCACAAACACGACAGCGTTGAAAGCGGAGCTGGCTGGTGCAGTTGCAGCAAGAGGGCTGCAGTGGTCAGAGGGACCCGTGCGTCTGCTCCCTTCGCAAGCCGCTTTCTCTTCCACGCATTTCTGCCAGGCTGGCTGTGTTTCGGTAACCTGGACCGATACattatagatcagccttctccaagcgaGTGGCTTCCGGGGGTGTTGAGCTACCACTCCAAGCATCTCGCAGCCCTTTCCCATTTTGATGCACCTCTTTGCAGCactgcccttatgcaaatctatggggtGGCCACACTTGGAACGCCATGtacacagctggctggggaatgctgagagttgtagagcCTTtaataaataaggctgcaatctgataCCCATTAACCTGGGAGTAAATTACATTCTACTCAATGGAGTTTACTTGGAAGAGTCATGCATTGGATGGCACCGTAAATAAATATGTCatttgttaaaattaaaatagagcCAATTTATAAAATACATGGGACTCTGTTCCATGCcaaggtgaaatcctatgcatgtttagatgggaaaagtcctacaactcccagcattccagctaaggtgggaattgcaggactttttacTTCAGCAGTGTTGgcagagttataggacttttttggtAGCATTTCATCCATCTGGTGGAGTCTGGTGactctaatttcagtggggctataaatccactctgagtttcagtcagaactctaaaggagctatccaccgaataatgggcttaagttagaggaagccagattccggctggacatcaggaaaaacgtcctgactgttagaacagtatgacaatggaaccaatgacctaggaaggttgtgggttctcccatccgagaggcatttaagaggcagctggacaaccatctgtcaggtgtgctttaaggtagggtgaccatatgaaaaggaggacagggctcttgtatctttaacagttgcatagagaagggaatttcagcaggggtcatttgtatatatggagaacctggtgaaatcccctcttcatcactacagttaaagctgcaggagctatactagagtgaccagatttaaaagagggcagggcacctgcagctttaactgcggtgatgaagaggaaatttcaccaggttctccatatatacaattgacacctgcagcaattcccttttcaatacaactgttaaagatacaggagccctgtcctcctttccatatggtcaccctactttaaggtggattcctgcattgagcacggggttggacttgatggccttataggccccttccaactgtactattctatgattctaagatgcagaACCCATTTTAAGCACAGGGTTCATCACTTGGATAACTCCTTtcgagtcctggctggttctgactaaaacaaccccactgaaataagtgccaccagcctccactgcatgcatGCGTCGATCCATTCATTCGAAGAGGGCGCTGAAGTGAGGGCGGATACGGCTTCAGCAGCCGCGGCTACGGGCAGTGCCGAGGGACATCCCAGCCCGCGCGTTTTCAAGCGGTTGTCAAGGGCGACGCGCGACGCCAttaacctccccctccctccccagtggCCGTTGCGAGCGTCGTAAAAGCGGCTGGGCTGAGAAGGCGTTGAGGCGTCCGAGTTCCGCCTTGGAGGGGGAGAAGGcctcaaatgggggggggcaggattatGGGGGTCCGGGTGGGCTGTAGGAGTCTTTAATGGGCGTGGGGGCCGCATGGACCGAGCCCAGCTGTAGTCTCTTAATTCAATGGGAGGGGTCCCAgttaggaagtgaggcaggagtcgtttggggaggggacaggggggTTCACGTGTACTTTGAGGTAAAGGGGGGGGGTCCCCCAGCCGAATGACTGGTGGTTTTTCTTTGCTAGTAATTTCAAACAGGAGTTGGTAGGGAACTCTTAGGGACTAGAatcttcaaaagaaaaagaaaaattggtgggcgggggtggggagagagagagagagaagtcctgAGGTCTAGAGTTTTCTAATCTTGAATGCAAGGGGGGTTGTGGGGTTAGAAATATTAAACATGGGTTGGCTGGGAAGTCTTAGGGACTAGCATCTCTATAAAAgaaaagggaggtggggggggagctaAGACGTCCTGAGGTTTGTGGAGTTAGGAGTCTCAAATAAGGGTTGGCAGGGACGTCTTAGGGACTAGAAGctcaaaaataataatggggagaAGTCTTGGGGTCTTGATTTAGTAGGCTTTAGAGCAAAGGAAATTAGAGGGGTGGCCCCAGGTAGAGAGACTTGGTTTAGGTTGGGGTgggctcccccttgccccctcacCCCAGAGGCTGTGTTTGGCGGTGCCTAAGAGAAATTAGGATAGAAGCAGTTCTAGACAGGTGCTGGTGTCTAGAAGAAGAGTTTCCGGAAGGGAGTCCCAGAGTTTTGCTGGCGTTTAATTTGTATTTTCGCAGGCACTGAGCTTTGGGCAGGGACGAGGAAGCAAATCTTGCCTTGCCTTGGAGGGGGATTCCTCTTGAGTTAGGGGAAAGCATAAATAGTGGCCTTTGCTTCGGGTTCCCAGGGCCCTTTACCCCTAAGTTCTGTGCAACAAGCCAGAACTTAGTGGAATCATGGCTGAGTTTTATGCACCCAGGGAATGGGCCCTCTGCATTGATCCTGATCGCCTGAGGGATGGACTTGCACTCATTCCGTGTTAATTGCTAGTTGTGCGTGGCTCAAAAAGAGCAACGCTGCCAGTTTTACCCTCGGAAGCTGCGTTTATCCTCCCCGGAGTTGAGGGCGGACTAGTTACATGGAGTAAAGATCGCCTAGGGTAACTCGAGCAGAGGCCTGGAGGATCGGTTGAGAGGGCGGTTTACGTAGCAAAAGAGTTGGCGGTGATACGGAGCCAGGATGCCGCTGAACCCGAAGGTCGACCCTCGTTACTTCGTACTCATTAGACCTGTGCCCATTCCCACCCAGCAAGGCCTGAAGGTCCAGGCTCGAAGCAACACCATCTACAACTGCTGGGATGTCACGAGAGAGCAGGTGTTCCGGGAGAACTACCACCGGAGGATCAAACAGCTCGCTCAACAGGGCTATTTCAGCCCCAGCTGGAGGCCCTATCAGGATTTCGGGGAGCCTCTTTATCTTGACCCAAGGAAACTCACCCTCTACGGACTGGGACAGCTACCCCCGGTAGGTGTGCTGCTCGTTCAGTATatttactagcaaaaaagcccgtcatagacaggtgtagaggagcagtcagGTGAGgaggttttggcccctctgcagccctagaaggccgcagttccgaggaacgtccctagatggtgccagagggcaaaaactatttctcggaacttagaacttccatagaaggccgcagttccgaggaacgtccctagatggcaccagagggcaaaaactataactggcttatATATATTATTTCTCTGGAGGATTTATGCCCCACTCTTCAGCCAGAAAAGGCTGCCAAAGATCCGTTGGCAAAGGTTCCTGCTTTCAAGTTTGTAGCTTTCCCCAtggtgatgccctccagatgttgggctacaacacctagtgtccccagccagcactggccatgctggctgtggataatgggggtttgtagcccaacacatctttAGGGCGCTAGGTTGGGAAGACTGCTCTAGAATATGGGTAGATCATGAtaggtctctgggtgatttgcagttgaTTGGCAAAGGTTTCTGACAAAAAGGCTGCAGTCCTCTACACCTGAACCATGGGCAAATTGTACATCTGAGCCTCAgtgttcctcatctgtaaaatgggatttTATGTTTAGACTACTGCTGACCCGACTTGCCGTTccttaaaattgtatttttctttttaaaaaaccaatgtaatatctggtcttgTGCTAATCACTTATTTCTCGGCTTTAGCGTTTCTTTACATGTGTAAAAATATTACTGCTTTTTGACCAGCTCTGTTGGCCAATCTTAGATTTTTGTTTTAGAATTCCTCAACTCTAGTAACCAAGATGTAGATTTGTACTTGTATATGCAGGTTATGCAATAGGAAAATGGCTCCGCCCCCTGATCTGCCATTTTGTATCAGGCTCCATCCCACGGGCTGCTCTTTTGCACTTGGCTGCAGTTGGACCTTGAGcttttaccaaaaaataaaataaggtagattcagggctgtggagtcggcacataaaacctccgactcctttattcatggcacctccgactcctttaattatatatcactataggaaataaatttcctatattt includes these proteins:
- the LOC134410492 gene encoding LOW QUALITY PROTEIN: adenosine 5'-monophosphoramidase HINT1-like (The sequence of the model RefSeq protein was modified relative to this genomic sequence to represent the inferred CDS: substituted 1 base at 1 genomic stop codon), whose protein sequence is MADEISKAQVAQLGGDTIFGKIIRKEIPAKIIFEDEKCLAFHDISPQAPTHFLVIPKKPIVQLSQAQDSDEALLGYLIIVGKKCATELGLTRGYXMVVNEGPDGGQSVYHVHLHVLGGRQLAWPPG